A stretch of Episyrphus balteatus chromosome 2, idEpiBalt1.1, whole genome shotgun sequence DNA encodes these proteins:
- the LOC129912086 gene encoding uncharacterized protein LOC129912086 has product MTANNINALVGATTRYIAGRNAVQTVYWRCKESGKMYKYNKTFEFDKSQKLPPQNIRLTNYTTNFRSPGLTKK; this is encoded by the coding sequence atgactGCTAATAATATTAACGCCTTAGTCGGAGCTACCACCCGTTACATTGCTGGCAGGAATGCTGTCCAAACTGTGTACTGGCGATGCAAGGAGTCCGGCAAGATGTACAAATACAACAAAACCTTCGAATTCGACAAGAGCCAAAAATTGCCACCACAAAACATTCGATTGACCAATTACACCACGAATTTCAGAAGTCCAGGACTTACCAAGAAGTAA
- the LOC129910962 gene encoding tyrosine--tRNA ligase, cytoplasmic — MSLQTPEEKKELITRNLQEFLGEEKLNTLLKERDIKIYWGTATTGKPHVAYFVPMSKIADFLKAGCEVTILFADLHAYLDNMKAPWSLLELRTQYYEAAIKAMLTSIGVPLEKLKFVKGTDYQLSREYTLDVYKLTSVVTQHDARKAGAEVVKQVEYPLLSGLLYPGLQALDEEYLKVDAQFGGVDQRKIFTFAEKYLPQLGYEKRIHFMNPMVPGLAGGKMSSSEEDSKIDLLDSPANVKKKLKKAFCEPGNITDNGLLSFVKHVLFSLFPKGEGFTVNRNEKNGGDATFSTYQELETCFAENNLHPADLKAAVEKYINKLLEPIRKTFESPELQKLSAAAYPPPAKASAVKNAANNTADAAEDGPHRLDMRVGQILEVKRHPDADTLYVSTVSMGENEPPRTIVSGLVKFVTIEELQQRQVLVLCNLKPAKMRGVLSEGMILCASNADHTEVEPIIVPSGSNAGDRITVEGYSGTPDKELNPKKKVWDKLQVDLKTNGKGVAVWKDNNLQTPKGDVLTSKLANCCIK; from the exons ATGTCTCTCCAAACACCTGAAGAAAAGAAAGAACTCATCACGAGAAATCTTCAAGAATTTCTCGGCGAAGAGAAATTAAATACTTTGCTCAAGGAGCGAGATATCAAAATCTATTGGGGAACTGCAACAACAGGTAAGCCACATGTGGCTTACTTTGTTCCAATGTCCAAAATCGCTGATTTCCTTAAAGCCGGATGTGAG GTTACAATCCTCTTTGCTGATCTCCATGCTTACTTGGATAACATGAAAGCCCCATGGTCACTCCTTGAACTCAGGACACAATATTACGAAGCAGCTATCAAAGCGATGCTCACATCCATCGGGGTTCCTTTGGAGAAGTTGAA ATTTGTCAAGGGAACAGACTACCAACTATCCAGAGAGTACACTCTGGACGTCTACAAACTAACGTCCGTTGTAACACAGCACGACGCAAGGAAAGCTGGAGCCGAAGTAGTCAAACAAGTCGAATACCCATTGTTGTCTGGTTTGTTGTACCCAGGACTGCAAGCACTTGACGAGGAGTACCTGAAAGTTGACGCTCAGTTCGGTGGTGTGGATCAGCGAAAGATCTTCACCTTTGCCGAAAAATATCTGCCACAATTGGGCTACGAAAAGCGAATCCATTTCATGAATCCAATGG TTCCTGGTCTGGCTGGTGGCAAAATGTCCTCATCTGAGGAAGATTCCAAAATCGATTTGCTTGACTCGCCTGCCAATGTCAAGAAGAAGCTCAAGAAGGCATTCTGTGAGCCCGGAAACATTACCGACAATGGTCTGCTTTCATTCGTGAAACATGTACTGTTCTCACTGTTTCCTAAAGGAGAAGGATTCACTGTCAATAGGAACGAAAAGAACGGAGGTGATGCTACATTCTCGACTTACCAAGAGCTGGAAACTTGTTTTGCAGAGAACAACTTGCACCCTGCAGATTTAAAGGCTGCTGTTGAAAAGTACATCAATAAGCTACTCGAACCCATAAGGAAGACATTCGAAAGTCCTGAACTTCA aaaattgagTGCAGCAGCTTATCCTCCACCAGCGAAAGCAAGTGCTGTAAAGAATGCCGCAAACAATACCGCAGATGCAGCTGAAGATGGTCCTCATAGGCTAGATATGAGAGTGGGACAAATCTTGGAGGTAAAACGCCATCCTGATGCTGATACTTTATATGTTTCGACTGTGAGCATGGGTGAAAATGAACCACCACGTACAATTGTCAGTGGGTTGGTCAAGTTTGTGACAATTGAAGAACTCCAACAAAGACAGGTGTTGGTGCTGTGTAATCTTAAGCCAGCTAAAATGCGAGGTGTCCTTTCCGAAGGCATGATTCTGTGTGCTTCCAa TGCTGATCACACTGAAGTAGAACCAATTATTGTGCCTAGTGGGTCGAATGCTGGAGATCGTATTACAGTTGAAGGATACAGTGGAACTCCTGACAAAGAACTCAaccctaaaaaaaaa gTTTGGGATAAACTACAAGTTGATTTGAAAACTAATGGTAAAGGTGTAGCCGTTTGGAAGGACAATAACTTGCAGACTCCCAAAGGAGACGTGTTAACAAGTAAACTGGCTAACTGCTGCATTAAGTGA